The DNA window GAAAAAGGTGGCCGAATGGCTGGCGCAAGGAAGCGTTGTCGTCCCGAAACTGTTGCTGAACCATTACAAGCGGCTCGGTTTGAGTGAAGGGGAGCTCGTCTTGCTTTTGCACATGCAATCGTTTTTTGAAGAAGGCGTCGTCTTCCCGACACCGGCCGAGCTGGCTGAGAAAATGACCGTTCCGGCGGCGGAATGCATGGAGATGGTGCGCCGGCTGTTGCAAAAAGGAATGGTCGGCATCGAGGAGCATACGGACGAACGCGGCGTTCGCGGCGAAAAATATACGCTGGAGCCGCTTTGGGAGCAATTGGTGCACCATTTGTATGCACAGGCCGCCAAGGACGGGCAGATCGGCCAGCAGGAAGAAGAGGAAAGTTTGTATACGATATTTGAGCAGGAATTTGGCCGCCCGCTTTCCCCATTTGAGTGCGAAACGCTCTCGATGTGGATCGACCAAGACGGCCATGAGCCGGCCATCATTAAGGCGGCGCTGCGCGAGGCGGTGCTGTCAGGGAAATTGAATTTCCGCTACATCGACCGCATTTTGTTCGAGTGGAAAAAAAACGGCATCCGGACGATCGAACAGGCGCACGATTACGGCAAAAAATTCCGCAAGCCGAAACCGTTCACCCGCCCGGAGAAACAGGCGACAGGGGAATTTAAGCAGACGATTCCGTTTTTTAACTGGCTTGACTCATAGACGAGAGGCGCTGTCTCTCGTTTTTGTTTGGCCAACGATCAGTTGACCAAGCGTTGTGAAAGGAGGAGGAGGCCGGTGTTGACGAAGCAGCAAATCCGCTACTGTTTGGATGAGATGGCCAACATGTTTCCGAATGCCCATTGCGAGCTCGTGCACCGCAACCCGTTTGAACTGTTGATCGCGGTCGTCCTATCGGCGCAATGCACCGATGCGCTCGTCAATAAAGTGACGAAGCGGCTGTTTGAAAAATACCGAACGCCTTACGACTACATCGCCGTGCCGCTTGAAGAGCTGGAGCAGGACATCCGTTCGATCG is part of the Geobacillus sp. 46C-IIa genome and encodes:
- a CDS encoding DnaD domain-containing protein, coding for MEKKKVAEWLAQGSVVVPKLLLNHYKRLGLSEGELVLLLHMQSFFEEGVVFPTPAELAEKMTVPAAECMEMVRRLLQKGMVGIEEHTDERGVRGEKYTLEPLWEQLVHHLYAQAAKDGQIGQQEEEESLYTIFEQEFGRPLSPFECETLSMWIDQDGHEPAIIKAALREAVLSGKLNFRYIDRILFEWKKNGIRTIEQAHDYGKKFRKPKPFTRPEKQATGEFKQTIPFFNWLDS